The DNA segment AGTTGTGTATTGCCAGTGTTTAGAATGAGGTGACATTTTAAAAGTcaagataaaataaacataattaaagggttttgtttttgttttttcaagatggggtttctctgtgtagctttggttgTCCTGGAGTGCACTGTGTTGTCCAGGcgggcctggaactcacagagattcgtctgcctctgcttccctagtgctgggattaaaggtgtgcgccaccactgcctgggtTATAAGcaacagtttttttgtttgtttttgaagatttatttattttatgtatatgagtacacagtagctgtcttcagacacaccagaagagggcatcagatctcattacagatggctgtgagccaccatgtggttgctgggaattgaactcaggacctctggaagagcaggcactgcgcttaacctctgagccatctctccagcccataagcAACAGTTTTAATTACTATTTCCTGCTCTCAGCTCCTGGTGCTCTTGCTGGAGCACCTTTGTTGTCTGAAGGCCTggctgaggctgcagagatgctcagtggttgagagcactggctgctcacccAGAAGACCAGAATTGGATTCATGGAAGATACAGAGCCACTCCCAACAGTCTgtctcaggggatctgatactcGCTTGTGTTTTCCATGGGCACTGTACATATGTGATgcccagaaagacatacatgtagttgaaacactcatacacacattttaAACAGGCAGGCAACAAGCAAACCTCCAGAGGCATGGCTCTATGGGCTGTGTAAGTTGCTTCCCAGTCTGTACCCTCCTTGCCCTCATTTCTCTGGTGTGAAATCAAAGACTTCTTCACCTGTTTTGGAGTAGGGATCCCTTTCTAGTCTGTTAAACGTTCTGCCCCCTGACCACAGATGTGCACACTCAGGCATAACTGGGGATCTCTGATCTCAAATGGCCTCAGTCCCCAGCTGGGATCTCTGTGGTATctgaggaacagagggagggaatCCATGGGGGAAGAAAGGGTCAGCCTGCCTGTCAGCCTGTGCGTCTGTAAACCTGACAGTTCACGCTTGGTTGTAAGTGCTGAAACATGGTAGGCTCTGTGTGCTCTGCAGGGGCTCAGTGTTCCCCAGCCCTGACTCGGTATTAATGCAGGCAGGGTGACTAGCAGGTATGCTTATGTGACTGCCCTTCAGATTTTCAGGCACATTCTGCAGCGGGAATTCTCAGGACCGTACCAGCCCCTTTCCCGAAAGTTTACTGAGTGGTGTTACGGTCCTGTGCGGGTATCGCTGTACGACCTGTCCTCTGTGGACAGCTGGGAAAAGAACTCGGTGCTGGAGATCATCGCTTTTCATTGCAAGAGCCCGGTGAGTCCTCAGGTCTGCCTAGGGATTCTGACTAAGGGCAAACCCTCCATCACTTCCTAGTACAACTGCTGGGATGAAGACGCATGGGAGGCACCTTTTAGGGATCCTGAGTCTGGGAACCTGTTCCCCTTTCACTCTTCTCCATTCCCCTTGGTGCTCCTATGGAGTGGGCCATGAAGAGGGTGCTTGTCACACCATCTATCCATCTGGGTCCTTCCTATACTgtgctcccctcccaccccagaACCGGCACCGCATGGTGGTTTTAGAACCACTGAACAAGCTTCTGCAGGAGAAATGGGATCGGCTCGTCTCAAGATTCTTCTTCAACTTCGCCTGCTACTTGGTCTACATGTTCATCTTCACCGTCGTTGCCTACCACCAGCCTTCCCTGGATCAGGCAAGAGTTGGGTGGGGTCGGCCTGGGCGAATGTGCTTGAAGGAACCCTGGAGTGAGAAGGGACAAGGAGCACCATCCTACCAAAGAGGACACTGAGGCTTAGGCAGCCTGAGGGATGTACCCAGAGCTCTTCTGGGAGCAGTCCCCTAGGGTAATGGGGACAGCAGTGGGAATGAATTCTTACTGAATGCTTGCCCGACGTGAGTTACTAGTCTAAGTAGTCAGCTTGTGTTAACTAATGACCACTCCTCCCAGCCTCTGGAATGAAGGACTGCCACCCCGGGTTCACTTAGGAGCTAAGGGAGAGGCACAGAAAGATTAAGTTACCTAAGGCAATAGAATCTCTCAGTGGTAAGATGACCTAAACCTAAGAAATCTGGCCCCAAGTCCAACGTTAATACCCATGTGCTTCTAAGGGACTGGAATCAGGACTGTTCCCCACTGCGACTCAGAGGGGCCTCTCCGTAGCACAGGCTCAGAATCATTTCTCATCTGAGGCTCTTTGGCACCTAGCTACTAGGGATGGGAGCCAAGACTCCAGGCCTTATGGGAGTGTTTCCCTCTTCAGCCAGCCATCCCCTCATCAAAAGCGACTTTTGGGGAATCCATGCTGCTGCTGGGCCACATTCTGATCCTGCTTGGGGGTATTTACCTCTTACTGGGCCAGGTAAggactctttccttttcctccacctcATGTAGCTCCCAGGCCTTCCCTTCTGGGGCCCTGGCACACTTACTGCTGTGATTTCTGGGGTACCTGTAGAGTGGTGGATGTCGTCTGTGCTTCTGGCAGTACAGGCTCTGTACCCATAGAAATCAAGTCTGGGGTCCCCGCCCCAGATCCTTCAGCTGGCTGGGCTATTCTTCACTTGGGGAGTATAGAAAGCTATTAGTAGGTGGGGTCCAGTCCAAATCCCATAGCAAGACATCTCAACCTGGCAGCAGACCTGCAGTAGGCAGGCTAGATGCCAAGATACAGGGATCTTCTTAGAGAGGGCAGAATGTGGTACCACAGTAGGATTGGCTGGAGCACAGGATGATACCTGGAAGGTCAGGGAGAGGTGAAGACAAAGAACCATTTCCTCTATTCTGAGTGCAGTATGCAGGCACTCCGTCTGGATCCAGGGGGGTCAGGAGGCCCCATGATGTCCAacctggctttgaattcctgagttcaagtGATCTTCCTTTCAACCTCCCACGTAGCCTGAACTAGAGGTGTATGCACTGTACACTTCTGGGCTCTGCGTTTGGAAAGAGAATCAAAAGTTATCTCAGCTTTTAGAAGGGCTCACTAGtgcctggcttgctcctcatggcttgttagCCTACTTTTCaaaatagaacccaggaccatcagcccaggggcGGTTCcatccacaatggactgggtcctccctcatcagtcactaactaagaaaatgccctataggcttgcctacagtcCCATCTTACAGAGTCATTTTCTCACTTGAAGCTCCCTCCTCTCatatgactctggcttgtgtcaagctgacataaaactagctggtACAAGCTACAAATTGAGGGGGGACAGGGgaagaggtgggaggtggggagggggcaaGGGCAGGAAGGCTACAGTTCTAGCCCCTGAGATGGTGTAGGCCTGGTTTCCATAGCAGGAAGCAAGTGGGGGAGCTGGAATccaggtcacaggtcacagggGCAGCCTGTCTGCACTCGGAGCTGAAGagcaagttacacacacacacacacacacacacacacacacacacacacacactcacacatacacatacactcacatacacactcacacacacactcaaacatacacatacactcacatacacactcacacacacactcacacatatacacacacatacacacactcacacatacacacactcacacacactcacacacatacacactcacacacacgctcatactcacacacatacacactcacacaatacacactacacacatgctcatacacacacactcacacacactcacacacatactcatatacacactcacacacacactcacacacatacacacactcacacaatacacactacacacatgctcatacacacactcacacactcacacacacatactcatatacacacacactcacacacactcacacacatacacactcacacacactcacacacatacacactcacacactcacacactcacacacatacacactcacacacatatacacacatacacacacttacacacacactcacactctctctctcacacacacacacacacacacacacacacacacacacacgccctgaCCTCTCTCCTCCACAGCTGTGGTACTTTTGGCGGCGGCGCCTGTTCATCTGGATCTCATTCATGGACAGCTACTTTGAAATCCTCTTGTACGTGAGTCTCATTCCTTTCTTATACTGTCTCCGAGGACTGAGTGTGGCAGGTGCAGCAGAGTGTGCCAAGCTGGTTGTTGAGGCCAGTACACAGGGCCCCAAGTTGTTCTAGGGGCAAGGATGGGAATGCATGCCAGACCTGGGAATCCTGGCTGCTCGATAACTTGGCCCCTTTCATGTTCCCATCCATGTAGAGCCTCATTCCACATAGTGTCTTAGTGTTTGAAGACACTCTCTGAGTCAGGTATCATTATTACAAGTAGGAAGCCCAGAGAAGAAATAAGTAACATACTCAGGATGGAGGCAAGGCGGAGCTTCAGACATAGGGAGTCCATCTGAAGTGGTGGAAGCAGTCAGTGGTGGTTGGTGCAGTCTCATaagagttggggggggggttggggatttagctcagtggtagagtgcttgcctagcaagcgcaaggccctgggttcggtccccagctccgaaaaagaaaaaaaaagaaaaaagaaaaaaaaagagttggggggggggataTTGCCAAGTGACCTGAAAGTTGATGCAGATCTTGTCCCGGTCCAGtctccttcaggctctgctcacAGTGCTGTCCCAGGTGCTGCGCTTCATGGAGACTGAATGGTACCTACCCCTGCTAGTGTTATCCCTAGTGCTGGGCTGGCTGAACCTGCTTTACTACACACGGGGCTTTCAGCACACAGGCATCTACAGTGTCATGATCCAGAAGGTAAGAGATGGGGGAGGACCAGGTACAGCCAGACAAGGGAGGGCTGGACACACCTCCCACGAGATTCCTTTTGGCCTCATGAGTCAGGACCTATCCTCTACAGCTGTCCTGAGTAGAAGAGAGCATGAGATGTTTGCCCGTGTATCATTTCCCCCAGACACTTGCCCTCCATAACTGCAGGTGTGGGCGTGCACATACCTGGACATCTTCATGCACGTGCGAATGCATACGCATGCATTTGTGGGCAGGTGTCCACCTAGGAACAGGTGCATCGTTCATAAAGGAGCAGATACTATACTCATTCACTTAACCGCTTGTCTGAGCTTTGGGACATGGGGGCGTTTGCATGAGCCAGAACCCATTGATTTCACCAGTGTTTAGGAGCATCCACTGTGGTCCAGGCTCTTTTCAAAGTGTTGAGAACACAGTGGAGAACAAAACAGACACATTGTTGCTCTTCTGAAGCTGACATCCCAACGTGGGGAACGAAAGTGCTTAGGAAACAGCCCAGGATGGTTCTGAATACAAAACCCTACAGAGGAGACACTCAGGACAGTGTTATAGATAGTGACTGGGGTAGATGGTAGTTTACAGGGGATGGCAAACAAAATCCTATCTCAAGAGGGTTGTTTTGTTGAGacggggtttttctgtgtagccctggctgtcctggaatgtactctgtagaccaggttggccttgaactcaaagatctgcctgcctctgcctactgagtactgggattaaaaacatgcaccaccacacaggGCTTGACGAAAGGgtttttaaggttttttgttttttaggcaGTATAGAAGGTGGAACCTGGaaggcccccacctcccccaTACAAGCTAGTCAAGGACACTACCACTGAACTAGACCTGACAGTCCCTTAGTGGTGACCTGGAAGAATGAGTTAGCCgtctttgagtggaggaaggagcATCCTTTTCAGAGGGAGTAATAAAAGTGAAGGCAAAGAGGCAGGACAAGCCAGGGTGGGAAGGGGGAGCTTTAGGAGTAGGGGTTTAGGGGAGCAGGGTACTTGAGACAGCCAGGGGACAAGAAGCAGAGAGGCCaagtatgggggagggagaaggcagACAGGATGGGTGTctggtgtttaaaaaaaaaattcttgtaaaatagggactggagagatggctcacaggatAGGGTCAAAGTCAGACCCTCATGCATTTGGGCAAGTACTTTCCCCCGATGAGCCGGAGGTAGATTTTTAAAAGGCACCTTCTGCTCAGAATGACCTGTGCTTGTACACACAGTCTGTAGGAGGGGTATGTGTGCAAGGGAACCTTACAGATGGGGGCTAGAGTTGGAATGCATGGGCCGTTCGCCCAGGCTTCCCCTTGGAAAGTTCCAGATCATCCTTATATGTTCCAGGTCATCCTTCGAGACCTGCTCCGTTTCCTGCTGGTCTACCTGGTCTTCCTTTTCGGCTTTGCTGTAGGTAaagaccttttttcttttcttttcttttctttttttccggagctggggaccaaacccagggccttgcgcttgctaggcaagcgctctaccactgagctaaatccccaacccggtaaAGACCTTTTAAGACTTTGCGTGTGCGTTTGTGTGCAGTGCTtgattgtgtgtgaatgtgagtctGTGAATGTGCGTGGATGCAGAGAGGCATGAGCAGGACGCTGGGTGTCTTTTGCTAGTGCTCTCTGTCTTGCCTGGAGACAgtagtgtctctcactgaacggAAAGCTCACTGCTTTTTGACTAGCATGGCTGGTGAGCTCtagggatctgcctgtttctgccctGCAGTGCTGGGGTTTTAGACACATGAGgctttagaattttaaaattacatttatgtgtgtgtgtgtgtgtgtgtgtgtgtgtgtgtgtgtgtgtgtgtgtgggttagAAGACAACTTATAAGACGTGGCTGTCTTCTTCCGTCAAGTGGAACTTGGGcaccaaattcaggtcttcagaTTTGGAAGCAAACCCCTTTACCTGATGAACCATTTTTGCCAGCCGTCTGCTCAGCTTTttgcatgggtgctggagattcaaacacaggtcctcatgcttgcaacaGCACCACCCACCATTAACCACGGAGTCATCCTGACAGTCCAAATACTCCTTtcttgccccacccacccaccctacaGACTCCCAGACTAAGACCCCCTTTCTCATTTACCTACAGCCCTAGTAAGCTTGAGCAGAGAGGCCCGAAGTCCCAAAGCCCCTGAAGATAACAACTCCACAGTGACGGAACAGCCCACGGTGGGCCAGGAGGAGGAGCCAGCTCCATATCGGAGCATTCTGGATGCCTCCCTAGAGCTGTTCAAGTTCACCATTGGTATGGGGGAGCTGGCTTTCCAGGAACAGCTGCGTTTTCGTGGGGTGGTCCTGCTGTTGCTGTTGGCCTACGTCCTTCTCACCTACGTCCTGCTGCTCAACATGCTCATTGCTCTCATGAGCGAAACTGTCAACCACGTTGCTGACAACAGCTGGAGCATCTGGAAGTTGCAGGTACGGCCAGTGAGTGCCACCCCTCACCCTTGGGACCCCACTGAGTCAACCCCACCCCAACATCCAGTCACATGGACTCAGCCCGGCAGGACCAACCTCCTGGCTGCTTGTAGCCAATAGGGTGTAGCCATTCATTCCTTCATAAGGGTTGTCGTGAGGATCAGATTAGCTCAGGAGTATGAAGTATCCAGGACAGTACCTGGAACATAGTAGGTGTTCTTTCTGAGCCAGTTACCAGGATCCCTTGGCATTATTATCGAGAcgagagtctcactatgtatcacCAACTGGCCTCTAACTCCCAGCAATCCCACTGCCTCTGTTTTGTGAGTGTGGGGATTACCATGGTTGAATGTCAATAGTGTCTTGAATGCCTATTACTGGTAGAGGTATGCACCATAAACCTAGCAGAGAACAAGAAAAAGGCCCCTCCTGAGATCCATGTGTGTAAAGTATAGACTGATATGGGAGGAGGCAAGACAGCTTGCGGGGGTCTGATATACCCCTTCACCGCAGCACAGAACTGTGTGTGTCTTACTTGGCCGGAGAAAGGGTGTGTAGGTTTTAGCCAGGGAGAGCCCGTGCCCTGGAGGCTGAACTCTGCTGCTAAGTTATTGCTGTCCTTGGGGCCATTTCCGCCTTGATCCTCAAGTGGGGTcttgtgtgtaattttaaaatgcacaCTTGTCTGTGCCCTTTCTTCTGCCCACCTGACTTGCTGGGGATGAAAAACACCAGACAGTATTTTAAAACCAGCCAAGGTGGGGAGGGTGTTAGGggtggaagtgggggtgggggaagaactTCTGCCCCATCCTCTTTAGCCTCCAAAACCTGCAGAGGCTACAAACTATCAGTCCGAGAGTTACAAGTCTGCTACTTCCTATTGGCTCCATAGCCTGGTCCGAATCCCCAATCCTCTGTCACTGAAATCCTACCGGATCCTTCACCCAATGATTGGCTTCTGCCAATCACTTATTGACATGATCAAGAAACAATTAGGGAACCAGATTTCAGTTATCAGTTCCTCCCCCAAGAGGGTTTGGGatgtcctggtgtgtgtgtggggaggagcATTGGGGAGGTGGGGTGAGGTGATATAGTCTGGAGTGCATAAGCACAAGGCACTATGGAGAGCCCCTTACTTATTGACTTCCCAAACATCACCTGAGGTGTTTTTCTCTTAGTTACCAGATGGAAAAACTGAGATTCTGAGAGGATTGGAACCTCATGtcctacagaaaacaaaaaacattgcAGCTAGCTCCCTGCTTGTGTCCTTGGCATATATACTATAAAGTTCAGTGAGGGCATCTTCTTTTCCCCTTGCCCTGGGCCCTTCTCCCTCCAAGCAGAGTCCCAGGCTACTGTTTGATGTGTCCTTTGTCCCCAGAAAGCCATCTCTGTCTTGGAGATGGAGAATGGTTACTGGTGGTGCCGGAGGAAGAAACATCGTGAAGGGAGGCTGCTGAAAGTCGGCACCAGGGGGGATGGTACCCCTGATGAGCGCTGGTGCTTCAGGTGAGTAGGTGGGCAGGACAGTGTGGGGGCTGGATGGGGGGAAGGGTAGGGGTCGGGGCTGGCTGACTCAGGATAGCTTTGTGCTCctgagtgtctgcagaagccaggtgtggtgggagaGGTAAAGCTGAGGAAAGCCAGATTACTCTATCTGGGCTAGTAAGGTCAGGGATGCTGGATCTAAGAAACAACCAAACCCCACACCCtggccctgccatccactgggaTAGTGGTACAAACTTAAGGCCCCCTCCCTGGTGGTTTCTGACTTCCCCTCTGACCAAGAAGCCAGTGTTCTGGGGTCGTGTTGGATACCCTTATCCCTAGATCTTCCAGTCTGACCCTGAAGCTCTATCCCCTTCCATGGAAACCAAGCTTTTCAATGTTCAGAGAGGATGGGATTGCCACGAGAGGGAAGTCCAGTCACAGCAGACAACTTTGCGGGCAGCAGCTGAGCAGAGGAGAAGATGGGGGGCTTTACTCATAACAAGTGGCCATAAAAGAGCCCAGGAGCTGAAGCACAAAGATACAACCAATCTCACTTCCTCTCCTCCCGTTGCTTTGGGAAACCCAGACGATGGAAACAGCTGGGGAGGAGGGGGCCGCTTCCTCCACAGGGACACCTGGCCTTAGGGGTTATAATGAAGGGTCACAGGGCCGGAGCTTGTGAGGTGTGGGTGGACCAGTGCCTTGTTAGGGAAGGGCAGGAAAAGGGGGGTAAAACCCCATCTTCCTCATTATCTGTACAGTCCCCTGGGCAGAAGGAGGTGTTTCCTCCCCCGGGGAAAGCATGCAGGTCTGTTGCTAGCTTCCCTGAACTCCAGAGCTGTTTTGTCACCCTCAGGGTGGAGGAAGTAAATTGGGTTGCTTGGGAGAAGACTCTTCCCACCTTATCTGAGGATCCATCAGGGCCAGGCATCACTGGTGAGTGGCCTTGGGGCTGGAGCCCTTGCCCTGGTTCTTGTGAGCATGTGCTGTGGGCTTGCTGGCAAAACAGCCTTTGGAAGTCCTGGTGGGACTCAGAGCCAGGTTCTGTGATTGCTTTGCAGCTGCACCCACACCTGCTCCTCCTACAGGAATTGGTGTCTGGGTCTCTCTCTAGCCCAAGCCTGCTCTGCTGGCTTGTCTGGGGAAAGAACCTTAGTTCTCAGTACTCTGCAAGTCAGTGCTTCTGCCTCATTCTGACCTCTCTGCTGTCTTCTCCCCTGCCCTGGTTATCAGTTGCATCCTTTGTACAGGCCTGGGCTGGGTTTGGGTTCCCAGCAAGGGAACAAGTTAGTAAGTATGCTTCTGAACTCCCGGATCCTGTCCCAGTCTACAGCACAGGTGGCATCTCCCTGGGCCACCATTGACAGGCCAGCCTATCTAACCTAAGCCCCACCCCCTTAAGCCCCAGTAGAAGCCACTTCCTGTAAGTCTCTGTGGCCTTTGACTGTTCTGTTCGAGCCCTGTAACAgatttcctgtctctaccttgcTACCTCCACCAAAACCAACTCCTGTCTCCCATCCTAGGGATGCTTTCCACAGCTCCCATGCATTTCCCTTCAATAGTCCCTTCTCTTTCTTGCCAAATGTCTCCTGTCAAATACCTCAACCCTCTCTCTAATACCCTCTCGAGTTACCTGTGATCTGTTGCATGGAGGCTCTCCTGGCATCTTGCTGCCCCCAAGCCTGCTGATTCCCTGCCTCCTATCCTCACATCAAGGTTTCCTCTCTACCTTTTCTATCACGAAATGCCAGGATGGTGAGTCATTTGGGTGCTCATCTGGTCCAAGTGTTCAATACCCAAATCCCAATCCTGCTGCGAGCTAGCCACACTGGCTTCGTTGGAAACAGCCTTGGGGCTGTCCTAGCAGGTGGCGTGCATGTAGTTCCAACCTTCACACCTAGATGTGGGACCTCTGCCCATTCCTCCTATATGGTGCTGATCCTTGACCTCTCGGGCATCCCCTTACCCTTGTACCTCTACCCACAAGGCGTCTCAGCATCTACCCCAGCCTTCAGACAACATTTTCTGCTTCAGACCTGTACCACTCCATGGATGATGTAGCCAAGGTCTACCTACACAGGGCCTATGCTACGCAGCTCCAGAGGGGCCATAATCTTCCCTGTCCTCATGCTGTTGTCAAGGTCCAGAGATGTTTGACTCATTCCTCGAGAGTTCCATCAACACAATAGCCATTCCCATCGCTGTGCTCTTTATTCTTTGCATCTCTGGGCTCTGCTCTTCCCAGGGTGTCCATATTCACCCCCAACCCTGAGAAGGGTGGGTCGCCTCTCTCCTCTGAGCTTCCTGACCTGCT comes from the Rattus norvegicus strain BN/NHsdMcwi chromosome 10, GRCr8, whole genome shotgun sequence genome and includes:
- the Trpv2 gene encoding transient receptor potential cation channel subfamily V member 2 isoform X1, which codes for MTSASSPPAFRLETSDGDEEGNAEVNKGKQEPPPMESPFQREDRNSSPQIKVNLNFIKRPPKNTSAPSQQEPDRFDRDRLFSVVSRGVPEELTGLLEYLRWNSKYLTDSAYTEGSTGKTCLMKAVLNLQDGVNACIMPLLQIDKDSGNPKPLVNAQCIDEFYQGHSALHIAIEKRSLQCVKLLVENGADVHLRACGRFFQKHQGTCFYFGELPLSLAACTKQWDVVTYLLENPHQPASLEATDSLGNTVLHALVMIADNSPENSALVIHMYDGLLQMGARLCPTVQLEEISNHQGLTPLKLAAKEGKIEIFRHILQREFSGPYQPLSRKFTEWCYGPVRVSLYDLSSVDSWEKNSVLEIIAFHCKSPNRHRMVVLEPLNKLLQEKWDRLVSRFFFNFACYLVYMFIFTVVAYHQPSLDQPAIPSSKATFGESMLLLGHILILLGGIYLLLGQLWYFWRRRLFIWISFMDSYFEILFLLQALLTVLSQVLRFMETEWYLPLLVLSLVLGWLNLLYYTRGFQHTGIYSVMIQKVILRDLLRFLLVYLVFLFGFAVALVSLSREARSPKAPEDNNSTVTEQPTVGQEEEPAPYRSILDASLELFKFTIGMGELAFQEQLRFRGVVLLLLLAYVLLTYVLLLNMLIALMSETVNHVADNSWSIWKLQKAISVLEMENGYWWCRRKKHREGRLLKVGTRGDGTPDERWCFRVEEVNWVAWEKTLPTLSEDPSGPGITGNKKNPTSKPGKNSASEEDHLPLQVLQSP